The following proteins are encoded in a genomic region of Ictalurus punctatus breed USDA103 chromosome 15, Coco_2.0, whole genome shotgun sequence:
- the LOC108276005 gene encoding cytochrome P450 2B4, whose translation MQSVLRYLDLGSAGLALLLCLVSLVLLEIFRLSSSKSRNPPGPTPLPFVGNILQFMKDPLNATRSTVQYGDLCSVYIGRRPMIVLNNIEVVKEALVQKGTVFSGRPYMPLIHWITNGYGILAVTYGHMWKQQRRFALHTLRNFGLGKKTAEERVAEEAQCLITEMLKHEGKAFNPMHPIMNAVSNIICSIVFGDRFDYDNKRFAKLLEILNENIRLSGSPVGLIFNLLPFIKYLPGPHQKIRRNARALVEFIREAMEEHRSTLDTENLRDFIDAYLVEISKQETNEDSTFHEENLLMSTADLFLAGTETTSTTLRWGLIFMMNHPEIQERCHEEIIRVLGYDRAPSMDDRVSLPYTHATVHEIQRFGNIVPLGVIHQTTETTQLRGYTIPKETEISANLMAIMLDKEHWKHPDTFNPENFLDENGQFCKNEYFLAFSLGPRVCLGESLARTELFIFFTSLLQKLRFSWPHDAPPIDMDGELGVVRMAHPFNMICRSREGSVPSSPVTPGLSSLRNNQM comes from the exons ATGCAGTCTGTACTGAGATATTTGGACCTGGGTTCTGCAGGCCTGGCCTTGTTACTCTGCCTCGTCTCTCTGGTTCTGCTGGAGATCTTCAGGTTGAGTTCCTCCAAGAGCCGTAATCCTCCTGGACCCACACCACTTCCGTTCGTGGGGAACATACTCCAGTTCATGAAGGACCCATTGAACGCTACTAGATCG ACGGTGCAGTACGGTGACCTGTGCTCGGTGTACATCGGCAGGAGGCCGATGATCGTGCTGAATAACATCGAGGTGGTGAAGGAGGCACTGGTCCAGAAGGGTACCGTGTTCTCCGGGAGGCCGTACATGCCTTTAATACACTGGATCACCAATGGCTACG GTATCTTAGCTGTCACGTACGGCCACATGTGGAAGCAGCAGCGGCGTTTTGCTCTCCACACGCTACGCAACTTCGGTCTGGGGAAGAAAACGGCGGAGGAACGCGTGGCAGAGGAAGCACAATGTCTTATTACAGAGATGCTCAAACATGAAG GGAAAGCTTTTAACCCCATGCACCCCATAATGAACGCCGTGTCCAACATCATCTGCTCCATCGTCTTCGGAGATCGCTTCGACTACGACAACAAGCGCTTCGCTAAGCTCCTGGAAATCCTGAACGAAAACATTCGTCTCTCTGGCTCGCCTGTGGGATTG ATCTTCAACTTACTCCCTTTTATAAAATACCTCCCTGGTCCGCACCAGAAGATCCGTCGGAATGCCAGGGCTTTGGTAGAGTTCATAAGAGAAGCGATGGAGGAGCACAGGTCGACTCTGGACACGGAGAACCTGCGTGACTTCATCGACGCCTACCTGGTGGAGATAAGCAAG CAAGAGACGAACGAAGATTCGACGTTTCACGAGGAGAACCTGCTGATGTCTACCGCCGATCTTTTCCTTGCGGGAACTGAGACCACGTCCACCACTCTCAGATGGGGTCTGATTTTCATGATGAACCATCCAGAAATACAAG AGCGCTGTCATGAGGAGATCATCCGTGTGCTTGGTTACGATCGCGCTCCCAGCATGGACGACCGCGTGAGCCTGCCGTACACACACGCCACTGTACACGAGATCCAGCGCTTTGGGAACATCGTTCCCCTCGGCGTAATTCACCAAACCACGGAGACGACGCAGCTACGAGGATATACCATCCCCAAG GAAACTGAGATTTCTGCCAATTTAATGGCGATAATGCTGGATAAGGAGCACTGGAAACACCCGGATACGTTCAACCCCGAGAACTTCCTGGACGAGAACGGCCAGTTCTGCAAAAATGAGTACTTCCTGGCTTTTTCTCTGG GTCCGAGGGTGTGTCTCGGCGAGTCCCTCGCGAGGACGGAgctcttcatcttcttcacGTCTCTCCTGCAGAAGCTGCGGTTCTCCTGGCCACATGATGCCCCGCCCATCGATATGGATGGCGAACTGGGTGTGGTCAGGATGGCCCACCCCTTCAATATGATTTGCCGTAGTAGGGAGGGTTCGGTGCCGAGTTCACCCGTAACACCCGGATTATCTTCATTACGTAACAATCAGATGTGA